NNNNNNNNNNNNNNNNNNNNNNNNNNNNNNNNNNNNNNNNNNNNNNNNNNNNNNNNNNNNNNNNNNNNNNNNNNNNNNNNNNNNNNNNNNNNNNNNNNNNNNNNNNNNNNNNNNNNNNNNNNNNNNNNNNNNNNNNNNNNNNNNNNNNNNNNNNNNNNNNNNNNNNNNNNNNNNNNNNNNNNNNNNNNNNNNNNNNNNNNNNNNNNNNNNNNNNNNNNNNNNNNNNNNNNNNNNNNNNNNNNNNNNNNNNNNNNNNNNNNNNNNNNNNNNNNNNNNNNNNNNNNNNNNNNNNNNNNNNNNNNNNNNNNNNNNNNNNNNNNNNNNNNNNNNNNNNNNNNNNNNNNNNNNNNNNNNNNATTTGTAATATTATAAACTTACTTTTCTCATGAACTGTGAAACTTAGCGAGGCGCTTCCATGTGTGTTGGTTGCAGTGACGTTGTACAGCCCAAACCAGTTCTGTTGTATGCTGGTACGTGTCACTATTGACACAGCGGTTAAATTTTTTGTCTCAAACGTGTTTTGTATCAATACGTTACTTTCCCCATTCTTAAGTTTGGTGAAAGTTGTCGATTCAGGTAGTTGAAAAGTCCACACAAAAGATGGTGATGGATTAGAGGTAAACATTGCTAAAATCGTAAGGTTTTCTGTTGTAGCTAGATCAATCGTTTGGATTTCATCCGGAATCTGATACGGGAGTGGCTTACCTAATATGGGAAAAAATGGTGAAATTAAACGAATTATCTAAGTAAGGACAAATCAACCATACTGTTGTCCCATGTTTATTGTACCAGAATGCTATTAATGTCCTTAATTGCAACAAcattatatcatttaatgaagatatttcaatattaaaacgaaagcttttacaaaaattgaagacatattttccatttttgtttaacgtcctattaacagccagggtcatttaaggacgtgccaggttttggaggtggaggaaaggcggagtacccggagaaaaaccaccggccaacggtcagtacctggcaactgccccatgtaggtttcgaactcgcaacccagtggtggagggctagtgttaaagtgtcggtacaccttaaccactcggccaccgcggcccctcagaCAGTTGAAACTGGCCCTGACACAATGTCTACCAGACTAACGTGAACTTAACAGCATTATTCTGTGatacattttgaatattttctttaaacgAGCATGAAAACAAATGAAACTTTATTTGTGGTCAAAAtcgattatttttttataaaactgaAATTGTGAAAGACTATGTTTCTGTCACTGTCAGTAATAACTGCTTCTATATTGTGCTGTATATTCATTTATTAACATCTTACAgttaaacaaaagtaaaaaatatgACTGCGACCTATATCATGTATacagttaaatatattttttactgaaattaTGTGTTTGTATGCAAAAACATGTGCATGTAGCAGTGTACggtaaaaatgccaaattctgataaatatggcacatgttttagatatgtaaacattgccagttaactctacatataacctctaataaagtatatatatttgaaaactgtacaacatttgcaacatcagtttacttatccttcagagctctattaaagTTTTCTGTGagttttagagctgtgaataccatggtaacagcttaaaaaattcccaaaaactgcaaaatattatgatatttgaccaaAATGGCgcaattctctacacaatttttttttctgaaacctatttaaaatcaaacatcgctatcccaaagacagaattaatcttgtttggacatatgctgtaaattaagtttttccgctattTTACCTTtcctgtgggcttccatttttcgctgtaggcatatcataatacaggagttatttgcttaacaataaaattgcccatggccaggctgtcttaaTGTGATGTGCTACCTAATGACACAAACCGTACACAGCCTGTTTTTTCCGCGGATATTATTTAGTAACTGATCTTTGTACTCACAAGTTACGCTGATGCGCAGCACATAAGTTTGCCTTTTCTTTTTACTcgtattatgattttttttttaattttttttttttaatttttagatttttcGAACATTTGTATCCTTCGATGAAGGTACATTTATATGTGAACTTCGCATCATACACGCAGGTTActatatatcaattaacatgTATGAATCGCCATTTGTATTGTATCACATTGCATATCATTGCTTTATTAATGATCCCCTACCACGATAGACTATACAACTACATACTTGCATAACAGACAACATATTGTATATGAACATTTAATGTATACCTGCCATGTTGAGTGTATAGTCATCACTGTCCACTTGTTTGTTACCATTAGGTAGGTAAAAGTTGGTACGTCTACAGTACCACACAGATCCATGGTCTCCCGTCTGCTGTGGCTGTATGATCCACCGGAACGCTGTACCAAGCCTTACTCCAGACGTTACACAGGAACAGACATCCGGTGTACAGGGGACGGCGGGGCTGACTTTAACGTTGTAACATTGGTCACCACCTATTTGTATACCACCTACTGGAGTAGTGACGTCACGACGGCGGTAAAACTGGACACTATTGGCCTCCTCTGGTACATCACACGTCAGTGTAAACTCAGTCCCAGGGACGGCGTACTCAGACGACCCGGTCAGGGTTACAGTATCTGAATATGAAATTGGATGACACGTTTAATGTGAATGTACCGCTTTTTCATTTAACGAAATGGTTAAGCATTGagctgttaccaaatggtaatATACAGTCGACATGAATACAAGTCTGGTGACAGATTTATAGAATGTCGCAGGGTAACATAAATCATcaatctgtcacccaaattatATCGACCGTATAATAACAACAGTTCAGTGCGTATGTATACATtcaaaaagattattttttattatttatttactgtagcaTTAGACGTATTTAAATCTACCGCTTACCCtgtcactgacgtcatcaagttcaaatagcGGAGCAAACgaaattttcaaaagaaatgaTATAGTCCCCCGTGTCGTTATCAGTAGCAATGACATACAATGGTTTTGGCATAGATTTAGCTTTAAAACcgtttttctgcgcaatgatatacggttatCATTTTGTAGTGATGCGGCATTGAATGGGTATAACTGGATAGACCCGATTCCTCAAAAACACATATGTTTTTATCGTCTTGATATACGTTATTTCGGTAGAAAATCAGCTCTTacattctaaatgaaagtcatCATGATAGAAGGTGAAAatgattccaaggatatttcgttcgaaacatATTCCCATCTAATATAACCGGCCATATCAGTGTCGCTAATTAAGCCGACGATGATTTAATTTAACATTGGCTCGATTTCAGAGTAAGataggcctttgacatcagtgctaacaaaaacaaaaagagaaTAGTAGGCCTATACATAAACAAACGGAAACCATGTTCATAATCCCGATTTTTTcactattttatataaatcctGGACTGGTCTTtgggcagtggctctcgcctaaTTGTTGTAGGGTGGTAGCTCTCGTCCTACGGCTCTAGGATTGTGACTCTCGTCTTAAGGTTCTAGGGTGGTGGCAATCGCCTTATTGTCCTAGGgagtggctctcgccttatgGTACTATGGCGTTGCTTTTGCCTTACGATTCTAGGGtgttggctctcgccttacggttacAGGGCGGTAGTTCTCGCCCAACGActctagggcggtggctctcgtttCACGGTGATGTGGCGGTGGCTCTGGCCATACGGTTCTAGGGCGTTGGCTCTCGTCCTAcggttctagggtggtggctcCCGCCTTACGATTAGAGGGTGGtggttctcgccttacggttctaggacGGTGGtttctcgccttacggttctagggtggtggctctcgctttacgattatagggcggtggctcttgCCGTACGGTCCTaaggcggtggctctcgtcctacGGTTCTAGGGTGGTAGCTCTCGCTTAACGGAAATATGGCGGTGGCTCTCACTTTACGATTAttgggcggtggctctcgtcctacggtcctagggcggtaGCTCTCTTCTAATGGTCCAAGGGTGGTGGCTCCcaccttacggttctagggcggtgcccctcaccttacgattatatggcggtggctctcgtcttacggttcaAGGGTGGTGGCTTCGGTCTTGCGGCTTTAGGGTGTTGGCTCTCGTTTTATTGTCATGTGGCGGTGGCGCTGGCCTTACGGTTCtatggcggtggctctcgtcctacAGTTTTAGGTTGGTGGTTCTcgctttacgattatagggcggtggctctcccGTTACGGTCTTGTGGCGGTGGCACCCACCTAACGGTTCCTGGGCGGTGGCTCTTACCtaacgattatagggcggtggctctcgtcttacggtcataTGGTGGTGGCTATCACCTTACGGTTCTTGGGTGGTGGCTGTCCTCTTACGATCTttgggcggtggctctcgctttaatgttctagggcggtggctctcgtcctacGGCTCAAGGGTGGTGACCCTCAtcttacggtcctagggcgaTGGCTCTCGACTTTCGGTTCTAGGGAGTAGCTATCGCCTTATGGTCCTATGGCGTGGCTTTTCCCTTACGATTCTAGGTTCTCGCCTTACGGTCCTGTGGCGGTGGGTCTCGTCTTACGGTCTATATAAACAGTCGGTGTAGTATGGTTGGCTCGCCAGCATACTTTGTACGCAGTGATTGGTTACCTGCTATTTCTAATGTCACCAAGTATAGAGGtaaaatgcaaaacaaatatatatatattgcaatgcGAATGTAATTGATGAAATCAGAGAGATCCGAATATTTAAACATGATTGTTAAACATTGCTCTGCTATTTCTTGCCCAGTTGCTGTTTTATTTGGTTATGGTTGGAATTCGATAAAATCAGAGAGACATGCGTATGAACAACAGGTTCATAATTGTCCGCTCGTAGACGCACTTAatacataactatatatttcataaacaatttaTCTCCATAGTTACTCGAGTTTCAGCATACccatctttttcaaattttcctattattctttACTAATAAATTAACTGTTTGTCGCTCTTTGTTATAAATGGCTTATGGTGTGATATCCGTTATACAATTATAAACTTTGGAGTGCTAAAGTCATGAAACATTTATTATCATACTATTAGCCTAatctgttttataaaatatttaattttagtACAATTCATATggacagtaaaacataaaacacattTCTGAAATGGCGAATATGTGTAAACATTCGTGTCAAAACGAGAAACATAACTTTGTCTTACCTAAATAAAACTTCATCTAATGTTGAGGCTTCAGTGTTTGATTGAGAAGTCTTAGATACAGTTAATACATTGATTCCATGAATTTACAACTATACTGTTGGTGGCGGTCAGTTAATCAAtatgtttgtttgcttgcttgCTGAGTTTATCGTTCCATGAACAgtcagtgtcattttgaggcggactctccttgtagtagttgatgactacctcattaaaaaaaaacacggaCGTCCAGTCGTATGCCATACAGGATCCGTTAGGGATAAAGTGCCTTCCCAAGGGACCCGACTACGACAGCACAAAccggtccgtttctcagcttaTCGATAGCGTAATGGTAACATTACTAATATCCTATGTATGGTGGCATTCTTAACGTCAGTCGTTACATACGCGACCAGCGATGTTTGCCTGAATTCAAACTAATATTCCGGTTTACTTCGAAATGtttcatatacatattgattttaatatatcacGATTAACATTTAAAGTTAAGGTCAGGAAAATgctatattttgataatttctggGTTCATCAAatcagtgaaatatatttacatcaacaaTCCAACAAAatagatgtacatgttttgttatcTTATACCATAATAGAGGTTTAAATATCTCTCTccaaattatgtattttgtttttagctCTTGTATTCATGCTAACATATGGGCTGTAAGGCTTTTGGAATAGTATTCGAATAGCCCACTAAGTGACTCGCACACACTCTATGCTACGAGTTCGGTTATCAAGCCATTTTTTTATATTGGCCCTAATACGCTGCcgtatgtgtgttatctgaGAAATGGGATGATAGTGTTTGCTGTTCTGTAATCGTAGTCAGAAAGCGACACCTTTGAACTCATTTACGGGCCCACAATATGTAATGGCGATAACATATTGAGATTTGTGAGGGTTTCACGTGACGTAAAATGTTATTATCCTCagcaacacaaaacatatcatAACCTGACATAAATGAGTTGtttaatttatacaaaaatatatagcacccatttatatgaatttagtaatatatacaactacaccaTGCAGCGGTTTCATTCTGTTAGGGTTTGTAACTATTACAAGGtgttatctttgaaaaaaaacagaaaGAGAAGAACGGACGAATGACGGGCAAACGGCCGATCGGACGgtcggacagacagacagacagacaaagagACACACAGGTAGCtttggtactgtatatatatattataggcgCTAGGTAAACAGCCAATTGAAACAATTACATTGCATTATCTTTTGCATATTGAAACAACAAATGAACAATATTATGATACATTTGAGGTTCACGTCAACATCTGTATATCTAAACTGTATTAAGGGTATCAGTCTAATGACGTCACTCGGCACGATTTAAATAGACTCactaaatttataaaataaaaactacattttttgATATAATGACAGGGTTGATACGAGTAAGTGTACATTCTATACGTACCTGACGGTGATGAGAGTAAGTGTACATTCTATACGTACCTGACGGTGATGAGAGTAAGTGTACATTCTATACGTACCTGACGATGATGAGAGTAAGTGTACATTCTATGCGTACCTGACGATGATGAGAGTAAGTGTACATTCTATGCGTACCTGACGGTGATGAGAGTAAGTGTACATTCTATGCGTACCTGACGATGATGAGAGTAAGTGTACATTCTATACGTACCTGACGATGATGAGAGTAAGTGTACATTCTATACGTACCTGACGATGATGAGAGTAAGTGTACATTCTATACTTACCTGACGGTGATGAGAGTAAGTGTACATTCTATACGTACCTGACGGTGATGAGAGTAAGTGTACATTCTATACGTACCTGACGGTGATGAGAGTAAGTGTACATTCTATACGTACCTGACGGTGATGAGAGTAAGTGTACATTCTATACTTACCTGACGGTGATGAGAGTAAGTGTACATTCTATACGTACCTGACGGTGATGAGAGTAAGTGTACATTCTATACGTACCTGACGGTGATGAGAGTAAGGGTACATTGTATACTTACCTGACGGTGATGAGAGTAAGTGTACATTCTATACGTACCTGACGATGATGAGAGTAAGTGTACATTCTATACGTACCTGACGGTGATGAGAGTAAGGGTACATTCTATACGTACCTGACGGTGATGAGAGTAAGTGTACATTCTATACGTACCTGACGGTGATGAGAGTAAGGGTACATTCTATGCGTACCTGACGGTGATGAGAGTAAGTGTACATTCTATGCGTACCTGACGGTGATGAGAGTAAGTGTACATTCTATACTTACCTGACGGTAATGAGAGTAAGTGTACATTCTATACGTACCTGACGGTGATGAGAGTAAGGGTACATTATATACGTACCTGACGATGATGAGACTGCCAATAGTAGTAAGATGAACCAGTAGATTCTTATGTCACTTTTGGATACAGATACGTGTTGATTCTGTAGGTACATTTTGGACGTATATCTGTTTACGTTCATGTCGTAGGCAAACTTCCTGGTCGGTATACTACTAAATACAACTATAAATAGAATACCCTGTGTCGTAATGTAGGTCTGCTGTCAATCAAAAAAACCACATCACATAATATCCCGTAAATACCAGTAGCCGGAACTATTACAGTGGATTTTTGGTGCGATGAGTAGAGATGTGATTcaaatatcacaacatatgtTATCTGTTAAGAATTAAGATTCAAATTTGACATACAAATCAAATGAATCACTCTTAAAATTTCCATTTCCTCTATTCATTATCGAAACTTTCTAGACAAAATAATTTCCCTACGAAAGGTTATCATGACAGCAGAAAAAAACGAAGAGAACAGAACAGATATAGAACAGAAAAAGGAAATAACAGAAAAGAAAAGTTCTAAAAGGTTTCAGcataagaaaagaaaaaaagtttcgAGTAAAAAGTATACCACAACACCGTACAGCCGTTTAATCAAAGAGAAACTGCCAGGAGTGAATATTTGAACTAGTACAttcacaaaacaaataaacagattGCCGAGGTgatttatacaaaacaaaaaaacaaaaaaaaacgttatACCGCTGGAGTAATACAAGGAGATAACAGCTTGAACGACGGccatttatttacatttgtatttcaagaaatacatgcatatatatatatatatatatagaatgtcACATGGTAGAATACATAATATCACATGCCATATCAGTTTGGGGACCCAGTATCAAACACAAGGCTTCGTCACACAAAAGGCTTCGTCACACAAAACGCTTCATTACACAAAAGGCTTCATTACACAAAAGGGTACGGGTTTATAATATGTCCATGTAGTTTAATGAATGCTGCGTCGGTTGTATTTTTACCCGAGATACATAACTCAGGCATCGCTAACTAATTTCATTTTGTATCACACAAAACAATTAAGAAGGCCAATAAGTATGTGAAGAATGCTAACAGGAAACATCAATTCACTTGCACACAAATGTTCGAAACAGCAATGGCATTATTTTGCTTTCAGATCGGCTCAAACACTTTAGCTGAATTTCTACTATGCAGAAAAATACATTCTAAATCAactagatatttaaaaaaaaaaaaacatgctaaAATAGAGCTGACAGTGGTTAACTAGCTAGCTTTTTATAAGGGAAATTGCCgaatatattaataaaatcgATCATATACCGATGGTGCTTTAATCATTAAGAGAGATGAACGATGAATTTATAATCAATTTAGTTGATGAGTTATGTGTTAACATTTCATTGTGCGAGGAGAACGTGATAGGGTATCTCGTGTCACGTTTATGATACTGATTGGTGATTTATATATTTGCTCTATATGACTTGATGCTaggtacatatatttatatgtatgtgtttatgCATTTGAAAACGACAATGAAAGTAAAACAGTCAAGGTTTcatttcacaaatataacaaCTGGACGATGTCTCCCTTGATCTCCTGTTTCCAACCAGACTTTGATGAAACATCGTCTCACTGAGTTCcataatgttgtataaacactAATCTCTACCAGCGATGGTAGTATTGATGTATGTCCCTCTGTTACCTGACAAAGAAAGAACTGAATATATACGAGCATGGAAAGATAGATGTGCTTAAGATAGTAAGAAAACATAACCTACTTATATATCACCAAATACgtatcatcatatatatatatatatagtatacatatgtatagcatatcaatagaaattgtatATTAGCAGTACGATCCTGCATTATCGATGATAATTTGTAAAGAAAGGTTTCTTATCCTTCTCGTAATCTTCCTAAAAGAAATCAATTCACGTACCAGACGTTGTAGTATGAAGTTCTTCATAAACGTTTGGATTCGAACGTCCCTCCAACGACTCGTACTTTCTGTTATTAGAAGGAAATAGTTGTTAATGTATGGTTACATGGTTTATCCGCAACATCAATGTTAAAAAAGAATGATATAAGATATCGTACAAATCACAGCGAATCAAAAGCATTGATAATCTACCTACCCAGCATCTCCTTCATTGTCAGGACCAATTGGGTTAACTGAaagtacaaataaaaaatccgttaatttgtttaatgaataataatgaagCGGTTAGTACatttaaatgcaaaatgtataaatatataaaaatacacacaaaatagtaCAAATCCTCTTCGTATATGCTACCCGATTATATGTTGATAACGTAAAAATGGCCATAGAAGTTCCTAAAAACACTACAATGAggtaaaaattcaaataatggGATTGTTAACCAGACAAAATATACGAAACCCCTAGTAGCAGCTATACAATATGAGAACTATGATAACGGCGTAGCAACCTCCGAAAACAATCTTGAGGATTAGATATTATAAATTTTAGAACTATGATTACAGTGAAGCAACCTCTGAACAAATCTGAAAACGGACGCTACCGAATTTGAGTCTTAAAAGAGCAGCTAAACTAAAATTTGGTTGCCTCCGGCAGTCAGAATTTCCTTAGATTGCTACGCTGTTTTCATAGTTCTTATATTCATAATATATGAAGACTCAAGCTCAGTTGTCCGATGTCATCGGCAATATTCCTGACATTACATCTCTGAGTTCCGAGACTTAAATTGTGTCCTCTTCCTATTGTCAGATTTATTGGAGGTTGCTACTTTATATTATGTTGGGACGAAATGTCTGTTAAGATTCAGCGTTTTCAAGCACGggaaacatttcttttttgactTAGCGTTCAATCATAGAACATTGATTCTGTACATGTCATTCTAACATCTGCCTTCGGCCCAAGAAAGCTTCaggtttcattttttttcaactgCCATATAGATTACTCTTgctgtatcttattgtatttctaGTACTGTTCATATATCTTGTGaatgtgtttgttttcattgtgtCTTGATGAAGGGGCGAATTACCTCGAAAATGTGCCACACGGTTGGAATTACCATAAATAtacccatacatatatatatataatatgcattAAACACC
This genomic stretch from Pecten maximus chromosome 13, xPecMax1.1, whole genome shotgun sequence harbors:
- the LOC117341541 gene encoding uncharacterized protein LOC117341541, with the protein product MNVNRYTSKMYLQNQHVSVSKSDIRIYWFILLLLAVSSSSDTVTLTGSSEYAVPGTEFTLTCDVPEEANSVQFYRRRDVTTPVGGIQIGGDQCYNVKVSPAVPCTPDVCSCVTSGVRLGTAFRWIIQPQQTGDHGSVWYCRRTNFYLPNGNKQVDSDDYTLNMAGIH
- the LOC117341542 gene encoding uncharacterized protein LOC117341542, producing the protein MRLPSRPCILKSEDIIMLTQLVLTMKEMLESTSRWRDVRIQTFMKNFILQRLVTEGHTSILPSLVEISVYTTLWNSVRRCFIKVWLETGDQGRHRPVVIFVK